In Carboxydothermus pertinax, the sequence TGAAGCGGCGGAAAATTTAAAAATAATAGGTCGTGCCGGAGTAGGGGTGGATAATATTGACCTTGCCGCTGCTTCCAAAAAAGGGATTATTGTGGTAAATTCCCCGGAAGGTAATACAATTGCGGCGGCGGAGCATACCTTTGCCCTGATGATGGCCTTACTAAGAAATATTCCCCAGGCCCACGCTGCCTTAAAAGAAGGCAAATGGCTGAGAAAAGAGTTTACCGGCTATGAGCTGCGGGGTAAAACGGTGGGGATTATAGGCCTTGGGCGAATTGGAACGGCGGTTGCCAAAAGGGTTAAAGCCTTTGAGACTAAAGTAATTGGTTATGATCCTTTTATCTCTGAAGAGCGCGCCCACATGCTTGGTATTACGCTAATGTCTTTAGAAGAACTCTTACAAAAAGCGGATATTGTTACCATGCACCTTCCTTTAAACAATGAAACCAGAAACTTAATTAACCGGGAACGGTTAAAGCTCATGAAAAAGTCAGCGTTTATCATCAATTGCGCCCGGGGAGGGATTATTGATGAAGAAGCGCTGTACGAAGCGCTAAAAACAGGAGAAATTGCCGGAGCAGCTTTAGACGTTTTTAGCAAGGAGCCGCTTACCGAGTCTCCTTTATTTGAATTACCCAACGTTATTGTAACTCCCCACCTGGGAGCTTCTACTAAAGAAGCACAGGTGAACGTAGCTATCGATGTGGCCCGGGAAATTGCCAACGTTTTAAAGGGCGGACTTGCCCAAAATGCCGTTAACTTCCCGGCAATGGATAAAGAAAGCTATCAGCGGCTTATGCCGTTTATAAATCTTGCGGAGAAACTCGGAAACTTTCTGGCCCAGGTTTTATCCGGAGGGATTTTAGCGGCGGAGATAATTTATAGCGGTTCGGCTTTTAAAGAAGAGACTCGGCCCTTAACCTTAGCGGCCTTAAAAGGATTATTAGATCCGCTTTTGATGGAAAGGGTAAATTATGTTAATGCCCCGGTAGTTGCCAAAGAGCGGGGCATTAAAGTCCAGGAAACGGTAGTGGAAAACGGTGCGGATTATACTAACCTTATTACCTTAAAAGTTACCACGGAAAAAGGCGAACGGATTATTGCCGGAACTTTATTTAGAAAAAATGAGCCACGGATTGTCCAAATAGATCAGTACCGGGTTGATATTGTGCCGGAAGGGGATAAACTCTTTATTCCTCATAAAGACCAGCCGCTAATGATCGGTAAAGTTGGCTTAATCTTAGGAGAAAAGGGAATTAATATTGCCGGGATGCAGCTTGGCCGAATAACTCCCGGCGGAGATGCGGTGATGGTTTTATCACTGGATCACCCGGCGGATAATGACAGCATTAATGCTATAGCAGCAGTTCCGGGAATTTATGAAGTAAAGGCTGTAAGTCTTTAAACCGTACTTTTAAAATTTTCAAATGCCGTAAAAAATGTTATAATGAACGTGAAAATTTTACCAACAAAATTGGCAATAGGGGGATTTTTAATGCTGGATATCAAAAGAGTACGGCAAAACCCGGAACTGGTAGTAGAAGCATTAAAAAAACGGGGTTCAACCTTAAGCCTTGATGAATTTTTACGCTTAGATGAAGAGCGAAGAAAACTTTTAGTAGATGTGGAGCAAAAAAAATATAAAAGAAACACGGTTTCGGAAGAAATAGGTAGATTAAAAAAACAGGGGCAGGAAGCCGAGGATTTAATTTTAGAAATGCGGGCTTTATCCGATGAAATTAAAAAGCTGGATGATGAGGTGGCCCGGATTGAGGAAAAATTAAATACAATCCTTCTTACCATTCCCAATATCCCCCACGAATCGGTGCCGGTTGGCAAAGACAGCAGTGAAAATGTGGAGGTGCGACGGTGGGGAGAACCGAGAAAGTTTCCCTTTACTCCGAAAGCCCACTGGGAAATTGGGGAAGAGCTGGATATTTTAGATTTTGCCCGGGGGAGTAAGGTAACCGGAACACGCTTTACCTTTTATAAAGGTTTTGGGGCGATGTTAGAGCGGGCGGTCATTAACTTTATGCTTGATCTCCACACCCGGGAACACGGCTACACCGAAATATTCCCGCCGTTTATTGTCAATGCCGATTCAATGGTGGGTACCGGTCAACTTCCTAAATTTGCTGAAGATATGTTTAAACTCGAGGGGTTAAATTATTATCTTATTCCTACTGCAGAAGTACCGGTAACCAACCTCTATCGGGAAGAAATCTTAGACGGGGATAAGCTTCCCATTTACCATTGCGCTTACAGTGCTTGCTTTCGGGCAGAAGCGGGAGCGGCCGGACGGGATACCCGGGGATTAATTCGTCAGCACCAGTTTAACAAAGTGGAACTGGTTAAATTTGTTAAACCGGAAAACTCGTATGAGGAGCTGGAAAAGCTTACCCGGGATGCTGAAAGGGTCCTGCAGCTTTTAGGACTACCTTACCGGGTGGTAGTGCTTTGCACCGGAGACCTGGGCTTTAGTTCGGCCAAAACTTATGACATAGAAGTATGGCTTCCCAGTTACAATGACTATAAAGAAATATCTTCCTGCAGTAATTTTGAAGATTTTCAGGCCCGGCGGGCTCAAATTCGCTATAAAGAACATCCCAAAGCCAAGCCGGAGTTTGTCCATACCCTAAACGGTTCGGGCCTGGCGGTGGGTCGGACGGTGGCGGCTATTTTGGAAAATTACCAGAATGAAGACGGCTCGGTAACGGTACCGGAAGTTTTACGGCCATATATGGGAGTGGATAGGATTTTAAGAAATAAAGGCGGGGTTTAATGGAAAGATTTTTTCAGCTAAAAAAAGTTTGTCAGAAATACAATATTAGAATATTATATGCCTTTGGTTCAAATTATGATAAAGCAAAAAAAATATTACATGGGGCAAAAGTAGAAGATAATTATTCAGACCTTGATATTGGTGTAGTTTTTTTAAAAGAACTTCCCCGGGGCCGCAGTAGAACCATATTATATTCTGAAATTTATAATGATTTAGAAGATATATTTAATCCTTTTCCTTTAGACCTGGTATTTTTGGAAGAAAACCATTCGGTTTTTCAAAGCCAGGCCATTTTACAAGGGGAAGTTCTTTATTTTGCCGATGAAAAAGAAAAAGAGGAATATGAAGAACGAATCTTAGCCCGGGCATTTGATTTTAAATACCATCTTGATAAATTTTACGAAGAAATGCTGGAGGAACTGCAGGATGGTAAATAAAGTGCTAATAGAAGGAAAGTTAAATTTAATAATCGGATATGTAAATCGGTTAAAGGAACTAAAGTCTCTGCCGCCCAGAGAATTTTTAGAAGATTACCGAAATCCTGCTACAGCAGAAAGCTATATCCGGCGGGCTTTGGAAGCAGTATTTGATATTGGCAGGCATATTTTAGCAAAAAATCGCGGCAAAGATTTAAGTCTAGAGTATAAAGCGATTGCCCGGGGCATGGTGGATTTAGGTATCGCCGATGAAAAACTAGGGCAAAAATTAATACAAATGGCTGGCTACCGAAACCGTATGGTTCACCTGTATTCACTGGTGACCGATGAAGAGCTTTATGATATAATTCAAAATGATTTAGATGATTTACTTAATTTTGTAAAAGCTATCCGGAATTATCTTGATAAATTACAATAATTAACAAAAACCTTACCTTGACACTTTTGTTTAAACTGTGATATATTATTTATGCTATCGGATAAAGCGGCGGACCGGGAGGGGTGTCCGAGCGGTTTAAGGAGCCGGTCTTGAAAACCGGTGACTCGCCCTGCGAGCCGTGGGTTCGAATCCCACCCCCTCCGCCAAGGCGATTTGTATTTAAAAAGTTAAAAAGTTTGCGGAGAGATGGCCGAGTAGGTCGAAGGCGGTCGCCTGCTAAGCGATTGTACAGGCTAAAACCTGTACCGAGGGTTCGAATCCCTCTCTCTCCGCCATTTAATTTCATATAGATGCGCCCGTAGCTCAATTGGATAGAGTAACAGACTACGAATCTGGAGGTTGCAGGTTCGAGTCCTGCCGGGCGCGCCATGTGGTAAATAAAGCCGGGGGAAAATCTCCGGTTTTTTATTTTTTTCGGAACGGGTTTATAACCCGCTTTTATTTTTTTAATTCCATAAAAACCGGTAAAAATACTTGACAATACTACTAAAAGTAATAAAATGAAAGTAAATACATATAAGCATATCGGAAATAGGGGTGATTTATTGTGACCAATAATCTCTTCTGGCACGAAGGTAAAATAACGGCGGAAGATAGAGAAAAATTACTGGGACAAAAAGGGGTAGTGATTTGGCTTACCGGCCTTTCTGGTTCGGGAAAATCAACTATAGCCCGGGAGTTAGAAACGGTATTATACCGGGCTGGTAAACTTTCCTATGTTTTAGATGGTGATAATATCCGCATGGGTTTAAATAAAGACCTGGGCTTTTCCGAAAAAGACCGGCAGGAAAATATTCGGCGGATTGGGGAAGTGGCTAAACTTTTTGTAGATGCTGGCGTTATTGTCATCACTGCTTTTATCTCACCTTTCCGGGCTGACAGGGATAAGGTTCGGTCTTTATTACCGGAGGGGAAATTTATTGAAGTGTTTGTAGACTGTCCACTGGAAGTGTGTGAAGCAAGGGATGTCAAAGGCCTTTATAAAAAAGCCCGGGAAGGGAAAATACCAGAGTTTACCGGGATCACATCTCCTTATGAGCCGCCAGAAAAACCTGAAATTACAGTTAAAACTTCAGAGCAATCCCTAAAGGAATGTGTAGAAATCATTATTACTTACTTAAGAAAAAATTTTTACTTTTAAATATAAGTATTCCGATACGAATTTATAGATATTTAGGAGGAATTTTTCGTGGGAGGCTTTATTTTAGCTGGGTTTATTACCGGTTTAGCTATTGGGCTAACGGGAGTAGGGGGAGGGTCTATCTTAGCACCGCTTTTATTGCTTTTGGGAGTAGCTCCGGGGCAAGTGGTGGGAAATGACCTGGTTTTTGCTTCAATTACCAAGGGAGTAGCTCTTTATCCCTATAAAAAAGAGGGTAAGATCCATATTTTAACTGCTAAAAAGCTTCTTTTAGGCAGTATTCCAGGAGGGGTTATCGGGATATTTTTATTGGAACATTTAAAAAAAACCTCGGCCAGTTCAGCCCTTTTAACCCATGTATTAGCCGGAGTAATTATTGCTGCAAGTATTATTTCTTTATTAAAGGAATTATTAAATTTTAAGGGTAGTTTTTTAAGTTTACCCCAGGAAGACTGGAGGGTGATAGTAATAGGATTTATTGCCGGTGTAATAGTAGGTCTTACATCTATAGGTGCAGGTATTTTAGTGGGTTTATACCTTTATGCTACCGGCCGGTTTGATAGCCGGGAATTAGTTGGTACCGATATTTTTCATGGATTGATACTGGCATTGGTCCTTGGCTTTATGCATTTTAAACTAGGGAATATAAACCCAAAAATTTTAATTTATCTTATTTTAGGCTCTCTTCCGGGGGCTTTAATTGGTGGAAGATTAAATTTTTACCTGTCCCCGAAAACGGTGCGGATAATTTTTCTTTCCCTAACTACTGCCCTTTCGCTAAAAATTCTTATTTAAACGAGGAGGATGGTTTTGTGGCAACGGTAATAATAGGCGGTGGTGTTGCGGGGCTGACCGCTGCCATAAGGCTAAAAGAGCTTTTACCCCAGGAAGAGGTGCTTATTTTAGAACGGGCCCATGTTTTAAGAAGCGGTTGCTTAGCTGCCGGGGTTAATGCTTTAAACAACGTTTTACTCGATGACACTCCGGAAAGTTATGTAAATTTTTTAAAAAAGGAATTTCCCGGTTTAATTGAGGATGAACTACCGTTAAGTTTAGCCAAAAGGTTAAACGAAACGGTGGAGCTTTTAGAAAGCTGGGGGGCAAATATTCCCAAGGACAAAGGCGAGTATTTGCGCCGGGGAAAACGGAGCATTATCGTATACGGGGAAAATTTAAAGGAGGTTATAGCCCAAAAAGCCCTCAAAGCTGGAGTAAAGGTTTTAAATCGAGTGTATGTTTTTGATGTCGAGGCAGAGCAAAATCAAATAGTTGCAGTGCTGGCCTATGACTTAACTTCCCGAAAGTTTTTAAGAATAGCCGGAGATAAATACATCCTGGCAACCGGGGGGGCTACTGGACTTTACCAGGGGGCAAATCCCTATCATCCTGGGAGTACCTGGTATCCCCTATCTAACAGCGGAGTTGGGCATGTACTGGCGGTAAAGGCCGGTGCTTATTTAAAATCATTAGAAATTCGTTTTATTCCTCTAAGAGTTAAAGGAGTGGCCGCTCCAACCGGAACTTTGGCTATGAATGTTAAAGGCAAGCTTGTTAATCAAAAAGGTGAGGAGTTAAAAACAAAATATCAACCGGCCAATACCGCCGAGCGGCTTAAAGCTGTTATAGAGGAAAGGCGGGCCGGGGAAGTTCCGGTTTTTGAGGTTCTGGGAAGTTATCGAGATGAGCTTATACGAGCTTATTTTGATATGCGTCCCGGTGCAGCTTTACTTTTACGGGAAGATAAAGGCGAAAAAATTTACCTGGAAGTAGATGGTTTTGAACCCCTGATTAACGGTGGACATGGGCTTTCAGGAGTCATGGTAGATAAAAACCGGAAAACCGCGGTGGAAAACCTCTGGGCTTGCGGGGATATTGCCGCCGGTTCACCCAAGAAATACGTTACCGGGGCTATGGCTGAAGGATTAATTGCGGCAGAGGATGTAGCGGGGAAAGAAGGTGGAGGTCGACTTGAAATTCAGGAAATTGTCTTTAACCTTACCAGTAACCTTAAAGGTTTGGTTTCTCCGTTATCTTTAAAGTACGGCTTAAACGTAATCATGGAAGAGTATGCCGGCGGTAAGAAAACTAACTACCGGTATACCGGTCGAAGTTTAGAAATTGGCGAAGAAAAGCTTTATTCGTTAAAGGAAAAATTAGGACTTGCAAAAATCACTAATCCTTTTGATGTACTGCAATTTTTTGAAGTAAAAAATCAAATATGGCTGGCGACTTTTCTTATTAAACATATGGCTTTTAGAACTGAAAGCCGTTTGCCCTGTTATCAGGAGCGGGTGGACTACCCCAATAAAGCGCCGGAAGACTATCTTCTTATCTCCCAATTAAAAGAGGGCAGGCCAGTTGTGGAAAGGAGGAAGTTAAATGCCTCCACGCTTTTCTAAGGAGCGGTGTAACGGTTGTCCTAAAGCAAAAGTTGCTCCCTGCGAAGCGATTTGTCCTTTAAACTTACTTTATCGGGATAAGGGTGAAGTATTTATTTATCATGAAGCTTTTTGCTACGACTGTGCGGCTTGCGTCAAAAAGTGCCCTCAAAAAGCTATATCCCTTGCTTTGCATCCTTCGGTAGCCCTGGTTAAGGGAGAGTTAATTTACGATAACGGGTTTAAATTTAAAGATCTGGAGGAGGAGTAGCTATGGTTAATTATCACGGGCGAAAAGAAGTAAGTAATATCTTAACGTCAGAAGAATATGAAGAGCTAAAAGGGCAAAACTTTTTAAAGCTATCGGTTTCAAAAACCGAATATTTTGATTTATTTCTTTTGGGGGTTGGACTTTACGCTCCCTTAGAAGGGTTTATGGATGAAGACGATTATTATTCAACTTTAGAACAGTTTACCTTAAGCTCCGGGTTCTTATGGTCGATTCCCATAGTCTTAAGGGTCAGTGAAGAAGAAGCCCGGCTTTACGACGGCAGAGAAAAAGTTTTACTAACTGCTGCAAACGGTGAGCTTTTAGGTCTTTTGGAAAGCCCCCTGACGTTTAAGTTAAATAAAATTTTAGAAGTGGAAAAAGTATTTAAAACTTCTTCCCCTGAGCATCCGGGGGTGCAAAAAATTCTCGGAGAGGACGAATGGGCAGTTGCCGGCAAGGTTAAAATTTATCCGCCGGCTTTTACCGAGATTGATTTAAATCTCTCTCTTTTCCCCCAGAAAACCCGGGAAATATTTAAAAGCAGGAATTACAAGACGGTAGTTGGCT encodes:
- the serS gene encoding serine--tRNA ligase translates to MLDIKRVRQNPELVVEALKKRGSTLSLDEFLRLDEERRKLLVDVEQKKYKRNTVSEEIGRLKKQGQEAEDLILEMRALSDEIKKLDDEVARIEEKLNTILLTIPNIPHESVPVGKDSSENVEVRRWGEPRKFPFTPKAHWEIGEELDILDFARGSKVTGTRFTFYKGFGAMLERAVINFMLDLHTREHGYTEIFPPFIVNADSMVGTGQLPKFAEDMFKLEGLNYYLIPTAEVPVTNLYREEILDGDKLPIYHCAYSACFRAEAGAAGRDTRGLIRQHQFNKVELVKFVKPENSYEELEKLTRDAERVLQLLGLPYRVVVLCTGDLGFSSAKTYDIEVWLPSYNDYKEISSCSNFEDFQARRAQIRYKEHPKAKPEFVHTLNGSGLAVGRTVAAILENYQNEDGSVTVPEVLRPYMGVDRILRNKGGV
- a CDS encoding adenylyl-sulfate reductase subunit alpha, coding for MATVIIGGGVAGLTAAIRLKELLPQEEVLILERAHVLRSGCLAAGVNALNNVLLDDTPESYVNFLKKEFPGLIEDELPLSLAKRLNETVELLESWGANIPKDKGEYLRRGKRSIIVYGENLKEVIAQKALKAGVKVLNRVYVFDVEAEQNQIVAVLAYDLTSRKFLRIAGDKYILATGGATGLYQGANPYHPGSTWYPLSNSGVGHVLAVKAGAYLKSLEIRFIPLRVKGVAAPTGTLAMNVKGKLVNQKGEELKTKYQPANTAERLKAVIEERRAGEVPVFEVLGSYRDELIRAYFDMRPGAALLLREDKGEKIYLEVDGFEPLINGGHGLSGVMVDKNRKTAVENLWACGDIAAGSPKKYVTGAMAEGLIAAEDVAGKEGGGRLEIQEIVFNLTSNLKGLVSPLSLKYGLNVIMEEYAGGKKTNYRYTGRSLEIGEEKLYSLKEKLGLAKITNPFDVLQFFEVKNQIWLATFLIKHMAFRTESRLPCYQERVDYPNKAPEDYLLISQLKEGRPVVERRKLNASTLF
- a CDS encoding 4Fe-4S dicluster domain-containing protein, which translates into the protein MPPRFSKERCNGCPKAKVAPCEAICPLNLLYRDKGEVFIYHEAFCYDCAACVKKCPQKAISLALHPSVALVKGELIYDNGFKFKDLEEE
- the serA gene encoding phosphoglycerate dehydrogenase is translated as MRILASDPVSEKGLNILREEGFIVEEKTKLSEEELIKIISEFDALIVRSETKVTARIIEAAENLKIIGRAGVGVDNIDLAAASKKGIIVVNSPEGNTIAAAEHTFALMMALLRNIPQAHAALKEGKWLRKEFTGYELRGKTVGIIGLGRIGTAVAKRVKAFETKVIGYDPFISEERAHMLGITLMSLEELLQKADIVTMHLPLNNETRNLINRERLKLMKKSAFIINCARGGIIDEEALYEALKTGEIAGAALDVFSKEPLTESPLFELPNVIVTPHLGASTKEAQVNVAIDVAREIANVLKGGLAQNAVNFPAMDKESYQRLMPFINLAEKLGNFLAQVLSGGILAAEIIYSGSAFKEETRPLTLAALKGLLDPLLMERVNYVNAPVVAKERGIKVQETVVENGADYTNLITLKVTTEKGERIIAGTLFRKNEPRIVQIDQYRVDIVPEGDKLFIPHKDQPLMIGKVGLILGEKGINIAGMQLGRITPGGDAVMVLSLDHPADNDSINAIAAVPGIYEVKAVSL
- a CDS encoding sulfite exporter TauE/SafE family protein translates to MGGFILAGFITGLAIGLTGVGGGSILAPLLLLLGVAPGQVVGNDLVFASITKGVALYPYKKEGKIHILTAKKLLLGSIPGGVIGIFLLEHLKKTSASSALLTHVLAGVIIAASIISLLKELLNFKGSFLSLPQEDWRVIVIGFIAGVIVGLTSIGAGILVGLYLYATGRFDSRELVGTDIFHGLILALVLGFMHFKLGNINPKILIYLILGSLPGALIGGRLNFYLSPKTVRIIFLSLTTALSLKILI
- a CDS encoding nucleotidyltransferase domain-containing protein, producing the protein MERFFQLKKVCQKYNIRILYAFGSNYDKAKKILHGAKVEDNYSDLDIGVVFLKELPRGRSRTILYSEIYNDLEDIFNPFPLDLVFLEENHSVFQSQAILQGEVLYFADEKEKEEYEERILARAFDFKYHLDKFYEEMLEELQDGK
- the hepT gene encoding type VII toxin-antitoxin system HepT family RNase toxin; the protein is MVNKVLIEGKLNLIIGYVNRLKELKSLPPREFLEDYRNPATAESYIRRALEAVFDIGRHILAKNRGKDLSLEYKAIARGMVDLGIADEKLGQKLIQMAGYRNRMVHLYSLVTDEELYDIIQNDLDDLLNFVKAIRNYLDKLQ
- the cysC gene encoding adenylyl-sulfate kinase gives rise to the protein MTNNLFWHEGKITAEDREKLLGQKGVVIWLTGLSGSGKSTIARELETVLYRAGKLSYVLDGDNIRMGLNKDLGFSEKDRQENIRRIGEVAKLFVDAGVIVITAFISPFRADRDKVRSLLPEGKFIEVFVDCPLEVCEARDVKGLYKKAREGKIPEFTGITSPYEPPEKPEITVKTSEQSLKECVEIIITYLRKNFYF